The following are encoded together in the Planctobacterium marinum genome:
- a CDS encoding SCO family protein, with translation MLSRLRLKPKLLLGFGLWFMLLGIIFVIPLASLDTNKPLTVDVFSALQQDRAIVFFGFTSCGDVCPASLIILRRWRTAADESLSDDLPAIVFIDIDKNSSAADADQYAKSFDERFIGLHADAHTLSQLSADFGLNLTQSGDNIQHQGRTYIIEKRAQRWTLTTAVNPQGLTEEWLQQELNI, from the coding sequence ATGCTTTCCAGATTGCGGCTTAAACCCAAATTACTTTTGGGCTTCGGTTTATGGTTTATGTTGCTAGGGATTATCTTTGTCATACCTTTGGCTAGCCTGGACACTAATAAACCATTAACTGTTGATGTATTTAGCGCTTTGCAACAAGACCGTGCCATCGTCTTTTTTGGATTCACAAGTTGCGGCGATGTCTGTCCTGCGTCACTAATAATACTGAGGCGCTGGCGTACTGCAGCTGATGAAAGTCTAAGTGATGATTTGCCTGCGATAGTATTTATCGACATTGACAAGAACAGCTCAGCAGCCGATGCGGATCAGTACGCGAAAAGTTTTGATGAGCGCTTTATCGGGTTGCACGCTGATGCTCATACGCTGTCACAATTGAGCGCCGATTTTGGTCTCAACCTGACCCAATCAGGCGACAATATTCAGCATCAGGGGCGTACCTATATTATCGAAAAACGCGCGCAACGATGGACACTAACCACTGCCGTTAACCCACAAGGACTCACTGAAGAGTGGTTGCAGCAAGAGCTTAATATATAA
- a CDS encoding carboxymuconolactone decarboxylase family protein gives MKKSYLDITDDLNEYLPQVRKGVPDVMQGFSAMAKAALADGALDKKTKELIALAIGVAVRCDGCIGFHAKALVNLGATREEIEEVCGMSVYMGGGPSLMYAADALKAFDEFTEKQKIRP, from the coding sequence ATGAAAAAGTCCTATTTAGATATTACTGACGATCTCAACGAATACCTACCGCAAGTACGCAAAGGTGTACCCGATGTTATGCAAGGCTTTTCTGCCATGGCTAAAGCGGCTTTGGCTGATGGTGCGTTAGATAAAAAGACTAAAGAGCTGATTGCGCTGGCTATCGGTGTAGCAGTGCGCTGTGATGGCTGTATAGGTTTTCATGCTAAAGCCTTGGTGAATTTAGGAGCCACGCGAGAGGAAATTGAAGAGGTATGCGGTATGTCGGTATACATGGGGGGCGGTCCTTCGCTAATGTATGCCGCTGATGCACTGAAAGCCTTCGACGAATTTACTGAAAAGCAAAAAATAAGACCATAA
- a CDS encoding cyanophycinase → MFVRITSAIVLLMLSTFVVAQSQLFLVGGSWKTCGSYGTSACKDDVSFPESAKTQNSYRISKDNIAQLKTLTAWQEQDKQLKGAVLNVLQNFLALHASKTFTKSEFQDKLADLSITLSGETITAKKLLSGLPDRLYYPIHDVLEAPSKAADGSFIREQASVIGTKYQSSQQIYQAFIEAVKKVTPKGQTPVVLVSTASGYDVFAAADYYLDIFASLGVDAQWLPIEATMAKLLDKGHCQNLATARADYVGVYNRETVYPYLAEYQQQFCQNPAQLAQLAQKANGIFFNGGDQSLTWQSFVNPQGEDRPWLAALRNKFNKGKLIISGTSAGTAVQSGKPGASEAGMITGGTSDGAMIVGAEAKAPWIERVDPHSSIRPVTYHAEGGLKFFPYGVLDTHFSERGRQLRLAKLVLSSNARFGFGVDETTALVTTPIDADNAKFEVVGQNGVYIVEQTQKSLNQPTTISYTSHYLVSGQRFELKDGKLVFPEADFVPFVAELDEIVSDKDLTQKTEYRDLLESQIAVAAKRSLAVFTNNDKLFTLSLQFNEHSAISKTQSMDNMRGYIHAQVDAKVAEL, encoded by the coding sequence ATGTTTGTCAGAATCACCAGCGCCATTGTTTTATTGATGCTATCTACTTTTGTCGTGGCGCAAAGCCAGCTGTTCTTAGTGGGTGGTAGCTGGAAAACCTGTGGCTCTTACGGTACCAGCGCCTGTAAAGATGATGTCAGTTTTCCTGAGTCAGCAAAAACCCAAAACAGTTATCGCATCAGCAAAGACAACATTGCACAACTGAAGACACTCACCGCTTGGCAAGAGCAAGACAAACAACTGAAAGGTGCTGTACTCAATGTACTACAAAACTTTTTAGCCCTGCACGCTTCCAAAACGTTTACCAAGTCGGAGTTTCAGGACAAATTAGCCGATCTGAGCATTACGCTTTCTGGCGAAACCATTACCGCCAAAAAGCTTTTGAGTGGTTTGCCAGACAGACTTTATTATCCGATTCACGATGTATTAGAAGCGCCTTCAAAAGCCGCTGATGGCAGTTTTATTCGGGAACAGGCATCGGTTATCGGCACCAAATACCAGAGCAGCCAACAGATTTATCAAGCATTCATCGAAGCAGTAAAAAAGGTTACTCCCAAGGGACAAACGCCTGTAGTTTTAGTGTCTACTGCGTCTGGTTACGACGTATTTGCCGCCGCTGATTATTATCTGGATATTTTTGCCAGCTTGGGGGTTGATGCGCAATGGCTGCCAATAGAAGCCACCATGGCAAAATTGCTGGATAAAGGACACTGTCAAAATCTGGCAACCGCCCGCGCAGACTATGTGGGCGTATACAACCGGGAAACCGTTTACCCCTACCTGGCCGAATATCAGCAACAATTTTGCCAAAACCCTGCACAACTGGCGCAGCTGGCACAAAAGGCTAATGGTATTTTCTTCAACGGTGGCGATCAAAGCTTAACCTGGCAGTCTTTCGTTAACCCACAAGGAGAAGATCGTCCCTGGCTTGCGGCATTGCGCAATAAATTTAATAAAGGAAAGCTGATTATTTCTGGCACCTCGGCGGGCACGGCAGTGCAAAGCGGTAAACCCGGTGCGAGTGAGGCAGGCATGATCACGGGGGGCACCAGTGATGGCGCCATGATAGTGGGCGCAGAAGCGAAGGCCCCATGGATTGAGCGCGTCGACCCACATAGTAGTATTCGCCCGGTAACCTACCATGCTGAAGGTGGATTGAAGTTCTTCCCTTACGGTGTGTTGGACACCCACTTTTCTGAACGCGGCAGACAGCTGCGCCTGGCCAAACTGGTATTGAGCTCCAACGCCCGATTTGGTTTTGGTGTCGATGAAACGACAGCGCTGGTGACCACTCCGATAGATGCTGATAACGCCAAGTTTGAGGTGGTAGGGCAAAATGGCGTGTACATTGTGGAACAAACTCAAAAGAGTCTAAACCAGCCAACGACTATAAGCTATACAAGTCACTATCTGGTATCCGGGCAGCGCTTTGAGTTAAAGGATGGTAAATTGGTCTTTCCCGAAGCGGATTTTGTGCCATTCGTAGCGGAACTGGATGAAATCGTTTCAGATAAAGATCTCACTCAAAAGACTGAATATCGCGATCTCTTGGAATCACAAATCGCGGTGGCCGCCAAGCGCAGCCTGGCGGTATTTACCAATAACGATAAGCTGTTCACGCTATCGTTGCAGTTCAATGAGCACAGCGCCATCTCTAAAACACAATCCATGGACAATATGCGCGGCTATATCCATGCCCAAGTCGATGCCAAGGTGGCAGAACTTTAA
- a CDS encoding AraC family transcriptional regulator, which yields MLSASLPSYTVRSLVNYLNSYGLAREKLCSLIKVSEEQLNDPEYAIAAEHYEALFAFGAKEAGIDNIGFQFGKAFELSVWGILGFIVAAAPDVKQALALQKRYQCLLGNSGLAYHESDQQTVTMRWLSECCSSAYSVEQVITAWLAFAFQHTNSSEAPISVHFTHKAPDSLVQYEDFFRCPVIFDGEFNGVKLKADLLNLPLRTSNTEVLNVLCCHAEQRLTQKRNDASLDIIRQYIIEVLPDHVPDLAEIAQHLGISSRQLQRQFQRFDTSLTQYLDSVRLSLAVSYLTQTEHKLIYIAQALGYSEQSAFQRAFKRRFGVTPGEYRLAPVPLRLVD from the coding sequence ATGCTCTCAGCTTCGCTTCCCTCCTATACTGTGCGTTCACTGGTGAACTACCTTAACAGCTATGGTTTAGCGCGGGAAAAGCTGTGTTCTTTGATAAAGGTCAGCGAAGAACAGCTTAATGATCCCGAATACGCAATAGCCGCCGAACATTACGAAGCGTTATTCGCCTTTGGGGCAAAAGAAGCTGGCATCGATAATATCGGGTTTCAATTTGGCAAAGCTTTTGAGTTGAGTGTTTGGGGGATCCTGGGTTTTATAGTCGCTGCGGCGCCGGATGTGAAACAAGCATTGGCGTTGCAAAAGCGCTACCAGTGTTTATTGGGAAATTCGGGGCTCGCATACCACGAATCGGATCAGCAAACGGTTACCATGCGCTGGTTGTCGGAGTGTTGCTCCAGCGCCTACAGTGTAGAGCAGGTGATCACCGCCTGGCTGGCGTTTGCTTTTCAGCACACTAATTCCAGTGAGGCACCGATAAGTGTGCATTTTACCCACAAGGCTCCGGATTCTTTGGTGCAATACGAAGACTTTTTTCGCTGCCCGGTTATATTTGACGGTGAGTTTAATGGGGTTAAACTCAAAGCGGATCTGCTGAACTTACCGTTGCGCACTTCGAACACCGAAGTGCTAAATGTATTGTGCTGCCACGCAGAGCAGCGCCTTACCCAAAAGCGCAACGATGCCTCTTTGGATATTATCCGCCAGTATATTATTGAGGTGTTGCCGGATCACGTACCTGATCTGGCGGAAATTGCACAACATTTGGGGATTAGCTCCCGGCAATTGCAACGGCAATTTCAACGCTTCGATACCAGCTTAACTCAATACCTGGACAGCGTTCGCCTGAGTCTGGCGGTATCGTATTTAACGCAAACCGAGCACAAGCTCATATATATTGCGCAAGCGCTTGGTTATTCTGAGCAAAGCGCGTTTCAGCGTGCCTTTAAACGTCGCTTTGGAGTGACTCCGGGGGAGTATCGTTTGGCTCCTGTGCCTTTGCGTTTAGTTGATTAA
- a CDS encoding HupE/UreJ family protein translates to MKLVVFYLLLFISTNLFISAPAWAHPQDEDIILDIEQGQLNLDVSTLDEEYIAALKRQRMRKLQAMSWSEKFWLYTQAGFEHIIPKGLDHILFVLGLYFSSLLFIKLLWQVTAFTLAHSITLGLAALGFVTVPGAIVEPLIALSIVWIALENCLFKQTARWRPVLVFGFGLLHGLGFASVLQDYGLPKGDLVPSLLAFNLGVEFGQLAVLFAAFCLTFWFRQKHWYRATLQMPVSIIIGLVGLWWFIERTLL, encoded by the coding sequence ATGAAACTCGTTGTTTTTTACTTGCTGCTTTTTATTAGCACTAATCTGTTTATAAGTGCTCCGGCCTGGGCTCATCCTCAGGATGAAGACATTATTTTAGATATCGAACAGGGACAGTTAAACTTGGATGTGTCCACCTTGGATGAGGAGTATATCGCTGCGTTGAAGCGTCAGCGCATGCGCAAGTTGCAAGCCATGTCGTGGTCAGAAAAGTTTTGGTTGTATACGCAAGCAGGGTTTGAGCACATCATCCCAAAAGGTCTGGATCACATCCTGTTTGTACTGGGACTGTATTTTTCCAGTTTGTTATTCATCAAGCTGCTGTGGCAGGTAACCGCTTTTACACTGGCTCATTCAATTACCTTGGGATTGGCGGCGCTGGGATTTGTCACTGTGCCGGGCGCCATCGTGGAGCCACTCATTGCTTTGTCCATTGTGTGGATTGCACTGGAGAACTGCCTGTTTAAACAAACCGCTCGCTGGCGACCTGTGTTGGTATTTGGTTTTGGTCTGCTGCATGGTTTAGGCTTTGCCTCAGTATTGCAAGATTACGGTCTACCCAAGGGCGATCTGGTGCCCTCACTTCTGGCCTTTAATCTGGGCGTAGAGTTTGGCCAGTTGGCAGTGTTGTTTGCCGCATTTTGTTTAACCTTTTGGTTCAGGCAAAAGCATTGGTATCGCGCTACATTGCAAATGCCCGTTTCGATTATTATCGGACTTGTAGGCTTGTGGTGGTTTATCGAGCGTACTCTTTTATAA
- a CDS encoding sterol desaturase family protein — MEIILFAIPFFFLLIAIEIWVDQKKGTQYYQFNDAITSLNLGVMSRLTGIFKLLLPFSAYVWLYQNHAIWQWQSILVLWVVAFVFYDLGYYWVHRISHRMHLMWGSHVVHHSSEEYNLTTALRQTGSVAVFAWLVFLPLAFAGIPPEVFLACAALNLVYQFWVHTRHIDKLPNWFEAIFVTPSHHRVHHALNREYIDKNYAGVFIIWDKIFGSFQAEKAGVEIVYGVSQQLNSYNPIWANLQVYGNILRDVWYTKSPLDKIKTLLMPPGWRAEDMKVQYPGKYVTTKTMRKYQTTLSNAMAVYILAQFTLLVAGVFVFLLQINNQPLWWNMAMSITGIIHCWLISGLQENKPWTRWTEPLRILATSGFIIALQPEINLLSGATIAMISLGLIIWFNQLNAKAQEPNDTPPESLQSDV; from the coding sequence GTGGAAATTATACTCTTTGCTATCCCATTTTTCTTTTTACTGATCGCCATCGAAATTTGGGTGGATCAAAAGAAAGGCACTCAATATTACCAGTTCAACGATGCCATCACCTCCCTGAACCTGGGTGTGATGAGTCGTTTAACAGGTATTTTTAAACTATTACTGCCCTTTTCTGCCTATGTCTGGCTGTATCAAAACCATGCCATATGGCAATGGCAATCCATTCTTGTTTTGTGGGTGGTTGCATTTGTATTTTATGATTTGGGTTACTATTGGGTGCATCGTATAAGTCATCGTATGCACCTTATGTGGGGCTCGCATGTTGTGCACCATTCCAGCGAAGAGTACAACTTAACAACGGCACTAAGACAAACCGGCAGTGTCGCCGTGTTTGCCTGGCTAGTGTTTTTACCCCTCGCGTTTGCAGGTATCCCGCCTGAGGTATTCCTTGCCTGTGCGGCGCTAAATTTAGTGTATCAGTTTTGGGTACACACCCGTCATATCGACAAGCTACCAAACTGGTTCGAAGCGATATTCGTTACCCCCAGCCACCACAGAGTGCACCATGCGCTAAATCGCGAATACATAGATAAAAACTACGCGGGAGTGTTCATTATTTGGGACAAAATATTCGGATCTTTTCAAGCGGAAAAAGCCGGTGTTGAGATTGTTTATGGCGTGAGCCAGCAACTCAACAGCTACAACCCTATCTGGGCCAATTTGCAAGTGTATGGCAATATTCTGCGGGATGTGTGGTACACCAAAAGCCCCTTAGACAAAATCAAAACCCTGCTTATGCCTCCAGGTTGGCGCGCTGAGGATATGAAAGTGCAATATCCCGGAAAGTATGTCACCACCAAAACCATGCGTAAGTATCAAACCACATTATCCAATGCCATGGCAGTTTATATATTGGCGCAATTTACCTTACTGGTGGCTGGGGTATTCGTCTTCTTACTGCAAATCAACAACCAGCCATTGTGGTGGAATATGGCCATGAGTATTACTGGAATAATTCACTGCTGGTTGATCAGTGGATTACAGGAAAACAAACCCTGGACCAGGTGGACCGAACCGCTGCGTATTTTAGCAACGTCCGGATTTATTATTGCCTTGCAACCGGAAATCAATCTGCTATCCGGAGCAACGATTGCAATGATTAGCTTGGGGTTGATAATCTGGTTTAATCAACTAAACGCAAAGGCACAGGAGCCAAACGATACTCCCCCGGAGTCACTCCAAAGCGACGTTTAA
- a CDS encoding aspartoacylase, giving the protein MSKVNRVAIVGGTHGNEYSGIYLLRQWQKNPEIVNRESFHSSMVLANPQAHEQNQRYVDCDLNRQFLPNLLADSELNNIEQTRAKQINNEIGPRGDAQTDFIIDLHNTTSNMGPSLILLQSDAFNLRMAAYLKMKMPEAVIVLEDEVPLEQQPYLCAIARQGVIVEIGPQPQSVLRHDVLEWMQTMTKHLLDYVHLHNIEQLPVLPDELQVYSYVETLKLPEDEQGNRMGMVHRHVQDRDFHPVKPGEPIIALFDGGELVWEGDYEAYPHFINEAAYYDNNLAMSMAKKLTIDIPE; this is encoded by the coding sequence GCGGCACACACGGCAATGAATATTCAGGTATTTATCTATTACGGCAGTGGCAAAAGAACCCTGAGATTGTGAACCGAGAGAGTTTTCACAGCTCAATGGTATTAGCCAACCCACAAGCCCATGAGCAAAACCAACGCTATGTGGACTGTGATCTGAACCGACAGTTTCTGCCCAATTTACTGGCAGATAGCGAGCTGAATAATATTGAACAAACCCGGGCAAAACAGATCAACAATGAAATTGGTCCCCGAGGTGATGCTCAAACGGACTTTATCATCGACCTGCACAACACTACCTCTAATATGGGGCCCTCGCTGATTTTGTTGCAATCGGATGCCTTTAATTTGCGCATGGCCGCATACCTTAAAATGAAGATGCCAGAAGCGGTGATCGTTCTGGAAGACGAAGTGCCCCTAGAGCAACAACCCTATTTATGCGCTATTGCGCGACAGGGGGTCATTGTTGAAATCGGACCTCAACCGCAATCGGTATTGCGCCATGATGTTCTGGAGTGGATGCAGACTATGACCAAACATTTATTGGACTATGTGCATCTGCACAATATTGAACAATTACCGGTTTTGCCTGACGAATTGCAAGTTTACAGCTATGTTGAAACCCTGAAATTACCCGAAGATGAACAGGGGAATCGCATGGGGATGGTGCACCGACATGTGCAAGACAGGGATTTTCATCCGGTTAAACCGGGAGAGCCTATCATTGCTTTGTTTGATGGCGGTGAACTAGTTTGGGAAGGGGATTATGAAGCTTATCCCCATTTTATCAATGAAGCGGCTTATTATGATAATAACCTGGCTATGTCGATGGCGAAGAAGCTCACCATCGATATTCCTGAATAA
- a CDS encoding DUF962 domain-containing protein: MKTFIEHLATYAEYHRDSRNIMTHLFGVPIIVFAVIVLLSRPVFEVAGLNLNPAMLGYVAAVLFYLRLNLVFAAIMAFLMGIGIYAAMSIAAASTTVWLVTGVGLFVGGWIVQFIGHYYEGKKPAFVDDLVGLLIGPLFVLAEVLFFLGLYQGLKREIEAQVGAVRTGSIDTNTASA; the protein is encoded by the coding sequence ATGAAAACATTTATTGAGCATCTTGCAACCTATGCAGAATACCATAGAGATTCTCGCAATATTATGACTCACCTTTTTGGTGTCCCCATTATCGTATTTGCTGTGATTGTTTTGCTTTCTCGGCCTGTGTTTGAAGTGGCGGGGTTAAACCTTAATCCAGCCATGTTGGGTTATGTCGCCGCAGTATTATTTTATCTTCGTTTAAATCTGGTATTTGCGGCAATCATGGCATTTTTAATGGGCATAGGTATTTACGCTGCTATGAGCATCGCGGCTGCAAGCACAACCGTTTGGCTGGTGACTGGTGTAGGGTTGTTTGTGGGTGGCTGGATAGTGCAATTTATCGGGCACTATTACGAAGGTAAAAAGCCCGCCTTTGTAGACGATTTGGTTGGGTTGCTCATTGGGCCATTGTTTGTCCTTGCCGAAGTATTGTTCTTTCTGGGGTTATACCAAGGATTGAAGCGTGAAATAGAAGCTCAGGTAGGCGCTGTTCGCACGGGTTCAATAGACACTAATACCGCTTCAGCTTGA
- a CDS encoding LysR family transcriptional regulator: MLDESEQLLCFAAVVKTGAITRGAELLNCSKAHVSRKVAALEKRLRTRLLHRTTRHIELTDAGQTLALETARLLESVQNLRSLSRNLNKEISGRFVITAPVSFSTFVLAPELSALQQAFPAVQFELQTTNTVLDLVESQVDLAIRTGDVVNPNMVARQIGKMREIFLASEQFYPVPEEITFDAIQRQKLLVSPAYLREGKLKFCCGAQTSEMDARDATLIRDNPITVEMLFQQDYVAWLPDYCRYVNRHQGRLVQLLPEFCGIEWPVYLVFPFQVPLPPKLQQITEFLQQRLSQRLLQ; encoded by the coding sequence GTGTTAGATGAATCTGAGCAGTTATTGTGTTTTGCCGCCGTAGTCAAAACCGGCGCCATTACTCGTGGCGCAGAACTGTTGAATTGCTCCAAAGCTCACGTCAGTCGAAAAGTTGCGGCGCTTGAGAAGCGCTTGAGAACGCGTTTGTTGCATCGCACTACTCGGCACATTGAATTGACAGACGCTGGCCAAACTCTGGCGCTTGAGACGGCCCGTCTATTGGAGTCAGTGCAAAACCTACGCAGCTTGTCTCGTAATTTAAACAAGGAGATCTCGGGCCGCTTTGTGATCACCGCCCCTGTGTCTTTTTCTACCTTTGTATTGGCACCGGAACTCAGCGCGTTACAACAGGCATTTCCGGCGGTGCAATTCGAATTACAGACCACTAATACGGTATTGGATTTGGTGGAGTCTCAAGTGGATCTGGCGATTCGCACCGGGGACGTGGTTAACCCCAATATGGTGGCTCGCCAGATAGGTAAGATGCGCGAAATATTTCTCGCATCGGAGCAATTCTACCCTGTTCCAGAAGAAATCACATTCGATGCTATACAGCGACAGAAATTACTGGTGAGTCCGGCGTATTTACGAGAGGGTAAATTGAAGTTTTGCTGTGGAGCACAAACCAGTGAGATGGATGCCCGGGATGCCACTCTGATCAGAGACAATCCCATCACTGTTGAAATGTTGTTTCAGCAAGATTATGTGGCCTGGTTACCCGACTATTGTCGCTATGTGAACCGCCACCAAGGGCGTTTGGTGCAACTTCTACCTGAATTTTGCGGCATCGAATGGCCAGTTTATCTGGTTTTCCCTTTTCAGGTTCCGCTACCGCCCAAACTGCAACAGATCACAGAGTTTTTACAACAGAGGTTGAGTCAAAGGTTGCTGCAATAA
- a CDS encoding M3 family metallopeptidase, which yields MNTKASHLRKSAIALGLTIALSACSQKPSEEQSNNATTSAESTTQAVTQEAKLDQNNPFFKTYQTPFQIPPFNEIENEHYMPAFEKGMAENLAEIDAIVANPEPATFENTIEELERSGKLLTKVQRVFYNLASSNTNPELQKLQRDLSPIISAHYDKISLNEGLFKRVDAVWQVRDTLELTAEKRKFLEDTHRGFVRSGALLDEQQKAQLTEINGKLSQLTTEYGQNLLAETNGFELILDKSDLDGLSAGVIQAASETARQKMEAAESEEDKAKYKDKYVFTPHRSSMYPFLTESTRRDLREQLYNSYIYRGDNDNATDNKTIAAEIASLRAKRAKIMGYDTHAHFELEERMVNTPEGVYDLLMQLWRPALARAKREVADMQAMIDAEGHDYKFAAWDWWQYAEKVRKAKYDLDEASLKPYLTLDNVLKGAFDTANKLWGLTFTELYDIEVYHPDVRVWEVKDKDGSHLGIFMGDYFTRSNKRGGAWMSSFKGQSNLDLRERPVVVNVCNFSPPVGDTPSLLSFDNVTTLFHEFGHALHGLVTNTTYNSMSGTAGPRDFTEFPAQIMEHWASEPQVLKTYATHYETGEVMPDELIDKLLKAAKFNQGFANTEYLAASLLDMDWHTLKADDELQDADAFEQASMERIGLIEEIAPRYRSTYFSHIFAGGYAAGYYSYVHSAVLDSDGFAAFKETGDIFNQDLAQKFRTHVLEKGSTEDAMTLYKKFRGREPEIDALLKVRGLDGSAD from the coding sequence ATGAATACCAAGGCTTCACACTTGCGCAAGTCTGCGATTGCGCTGGGGCTGACCATTGCCCTGAGCGCCTGCTCACAAAAACCAAGCGAAGAACAATCCAATAATGCAACAACGTCTGCAGAAAGCACCACGCAAGCAGTGACTCAGGAGGCGAAGCTGGACCAAAATAATCCGTTTTTTAAAACCTATCAAACCCCTTTTCAGATCCCGCCCTTCAACGAAATTGAGAATGAACATTATATGCCCGCTTTTGAAAAGGGTATGGCAGAGAATCTGGCGGAGATTGATGCAATTGTTGCTAACCCCGAACCCGCAACCTTTGAAAATACCATCGAGGAACTGGAACGCTCTGGTAAACTGCTGACTAAAGTACAGCGGGTTTTTTATAATCTGGCCAGTTCTAATACCAATCCTGAATTGCAAAAATTGCAGCGGGATTTGAGCCCCATCATCTCTGCTCATTACGATAAAATTAGTTTGAATGAAGGTTTGTTTAAGCGCGTTGATGCTGTGTGGCAAGTGCGCGATACCTTGGAGTTGACGGCTGAAAAGCGCAAATTCCTTGAAGATACTCACCGTGGCTTTGTGCGCAGTGGCGCATTATTGGATGAGCAACAAAAAGCGCAGCTCACAGAAATCAACGGTAAGCTTTCGCAGTTAACCACGGAATACGGTCAAAACTTACTGGCAGAAACTAATGGTTTTGAACTGATCCTGGATAAATCGGATTTGGATGGTCTTTCCGCTGGTGTTATCCAGGCGGCATCAGAAACAGCCAGGCAAAAAATGGAAGCCGCTGAGAGCGAAGAAGACAAAGCAAAATACAAAGATAAGTATGTGTTTACCCCGCATCGCAGCAGCATGTACCCCTTCTTAACCGAATCCACGCGACGCGACTTGCGAGAACAGTTGTACAACTCCTACATCTATCGCGGTGACAACGACAATGCCACTGACAATAAAACTATCGCGGCAGAGATTGCTTCTTTACGCGCCAAGCGGGCGAAAATTATGGGCTATGACACTCATGCTCATTTCGAACTGGAAGAGCGCATGGTGAATACGCCAGAAGGGGTTTATGACTTACTGATGCAGTTATGGCGTCCGGCACTGGCCAGAGCCAAGCGTGAAGTTGCTGATATGCAGGCGATGATTGATGCCGAGGGCCATGACTATAAATTTGCCGCCTGGGATTGGTGGCAGTACGCCGAGAAGGTACGTAAAGCAAAATACGATCTGGATGAGGCCAGCCTTAAGCCCTATTTAACCTTAGATAATGTCCTTAAAGGGGCATTTGATACTGCCAATAAGTTGTGGGGGCTGACCTTTACTGAGCTATACGACATTGAGGTTTATCATCCAGATGTGCGGGTTTGGGAAGTCAAAGATAAAGATGGCAGTCATTTAGGTATCTTTATGGGGGATTACTTTACTCGTTCTAACAAGCGCGGTGGCGCCTGGATGAGCAGTTTCAAGGGGCAATCTAATCTGGATTTGAGAGAACGTCCGGTGGTGGTCAATGTCTGTAATTTCTCACCGCCAGTAGGTGATACACCTTCACTGTTGAGTTTTGATAATGTCACTACCTTATTCCACGAGTTTGGTCACGCATTACACGGATTAGTGACAAATACCACTTACAACAGTATGTCTGGTACCGCTGGACCGCGAGATTTTACTGAGTTTCCGGCGCAGATCATGGAGCATTGGGCCAGTGAACCTCAGGTGTTAAAAACTTATGCCACTCACTATGAAACTGGTGAGGTCATGCCTGATGAGCTGATCGATAAGCTGTTAAAGGCGGCTAAATTTAATCAAGGCTTTGCCAATACCGAATATCTGGCGGCATCCTTGTTGGATATGGATTGGCATACTTTGAAAGCTGATGACGAGCTACAAGACGCCGATGCGTTTGAACAAGCGTCTATGGAACGCATCGGTTTGATTGAAGAGATTGCACCGCGTTATCGTTCCACCTATTTCTCTCACATCTTTGCTGGTGGTTATGCTGCAGGTTACTACAGCTACGTGCATTCAGCCGTGTTGGACTCGGATGGTTTTGCAGCCTTTAAGGAAACTGGGGATATCTTCAACCAGGATCTGGCGCAAAAGTTCCGTACTCATGTACTGGAGAAAGGCTCCACGGAAGATGCCATGACCTTGTATAAGAAGTTCCGCGGACGTGAACCGGAGATTGATGCCTTGTTGAAGGTGCGCGGTCTGGACGGTTCGGCTGACTAA